The genomic stretch CATGGCCCAACCGGTCGGCCACGGTGATGGCGCGACCGTAGATTTTGCCCCCCTCGTTCTCAGATAAAACAAAGAGCGTGCCGGTGCCAATTTTGTCGAGCGCCGCGGGGATTTGAAGTGCGGGAATCAACCGTGTTTCGTGAGGCGCGTGTTGCGTGTTGCGTGTTGCATCAAGTATTGCTCCCTCGTCCGACTGGTGTTTGAGGGAAGACGCAAGACGTAGCACATCTGCGCTGACGAATATTTCTCGCAATGGCTTCTCCACCGGCGTCGGGTAAACCTCCCACTCGCCCCGGCTGTTGAGCATCTCTCGGACGCGCTGGCGGACGTGACGGGCGCGTTCGGCGTCGGTTTTCAAGCCACAGGGTGTGTCGGGATGTTTCAACGATTGTTCGACGCCGAGAAAAATTGGTTTGGTGGTGAACAGGCGTTCCTGCACCCGCACGGCTTCCGCGAACGGCTCCCGTCCTTGTTGCGCGGCGATGGCCATCAAGCCGAGCAACGCACTCCAATCCACCGCGCCGCTGCGCGACAGATGGCAGGGACGGGCGTCCAACAAGCGAATTTGGTTGGCGGTGACCAGCACGAAACCGATTTCGTCGATGCCGCGTCGTCCGGCGCGACCGAACATCTGCAAAATTTCGTCCGCCTTGAGCGGCTGTTCCAAATTATCTCGGCGATAGGAATCGCCGGCCAAGGCCACGCTGCGAAGAGAGAAATTAATTCCCGCGGCCAGTCCCATGGTCGCCACGACGACGCGGAGTTGACCAGCCTTGGCCAGCGGCTCGATGACGCCGGCCCGCGCGGCGTAGCTCAATCCACTGTGATGATAAGCAATGCGGCTCTTCAACATTTTGGCCAGATGATCGCCGACGAGGAGCTTTTGTTCGGCGCTGAGTTGAAGCGGATTGGGCGTCGGCAATATGCGGGCGAGTTCGGCAGCCATTGATTCAGCAGACTGCCGGCGTGGAGCAAAAATCAAAATTGGCCCCAAATCATCTGCGAGCGACTTCGCCACGAAGCGCGGCCAATAGCCGCGGATTTCAGTCGGGACACGGTAATTCAAATCGTTCGCATTGACTTCTTCGAGCGGAACAGGTCGGTGATCGTTGCGAATCAAGACGGCGTCGCGTCCCAGGCGGCGCAACCATTTCACCACGTCTTGCGGATTACCGACGCTGCCGCTCAAGAGCAGAAGCTGCGTTTGCGGAGGCGACAAAGCCAGGGCCAGTTCATAATTCAAGCCGCGGTCGGCGTCGCTGATCATTTGATATTCATCCACCACCAACAACGCCGGACCATCGCCTTGAATCAAGCGGTTTTTCTGCGTTTCCAATGTGGCGACAAGAACGGGCGCATTGAGGTTTTCGGCAAGGTCGCCGGTGGCGATGCCCACGTCCCAACCGCGCGCGCGCCATTCGGCGAGTTTGTCGTTGGCCAGCGCGCGCGTGGGCACAGTGTAAATGGCCTGGCCGTGATTCTTGCCCTGATTGGACCAGAGTTCAAAAATAAGTGTTTTACCCGCGCCGGTCGGTGCTTGAACCACGACGTCCTTGACTGCGCGCAAGGCCGTCACCGCTTCCTGTTGCCAGAGGTCAGGCACGGTGACCTGATTGAAGGCGGTTTGCTCCGTGAGTTGTTCAGCGAACGTCTGCACGTCGCCAAGATAGTCGAAGAAACCAAATGTGAAACGAGGATTTTGCTGACCGAGGGAAAAATACAGAATTCTGAAACTTTTTTGCCGACGACTGTGTCCTTGGGGTAACATGGCCCTGAACCTGTTCAGGGAAGACAATGACAGAACCGGAAGATTTTGAGGTGTTCATGAAGAACTACCAGAACATGGTTTATACGACCGCGGTCCGCATGCTTGGCAACGAGGCTGATGCGGAGGACATCTCGCAGGAGGTTTTTCTCAAGGCCTGCGAGCGCTATGAGGAACTTTCGCGCAGCCACCGAGCCGGCGGCTGGCTCAAGACTGTGACGAAGAACCTTTGTTTGAATCATCTGTCGCGTTACCGCTCCCGCTGGCGTTTTTTTTCGGAGATGTTTCACGAGGAAACAGGCGAGGATTATTCCGCTACTTTGGCCGCGCCCGAGGTTCACGAGAAAAACATGGCCGAGACTGAACAGCGTGAAACCTTGGAGACTGCCTTAAAGAAACTGCCCGCCGATCAGCGCGTACCTTTGGTGCTCTACCATTTTGAAGACATGAGTTACGAAGAAATCGCGCGGCAAATTGGCATATCGCTGAGCAAGGTCAAGATCGACATTCATCGCGGGCGCGAGGCGCTGCGACAGAAATTGAAGTTAAAACCGATAGGCGATTTCATGACGGGCAGCGCGCAAATGATGGCGGACCGATCGGCTGCCGAAGTCAACCGTCCGGCTCAATCGAACTGATTAATTCATGGAAAGGGATTTTGAAAAACAGTTGGAGGAACTGATCCATCGGGAACTGCGCAAGCTGCCCGACCTGCCGGCCCCGGACACGTTGATTTCGCGTGTCCGGTCGGCCATCGCCGCCCAGGACCGCCAGCCGTGGTGGCAGCGGCCGTTGCTGACCTGGCCGTTGGCGATGCGGCTGGGTTTTGTGGCATTGCTTCTGGGTGCTTTGGGAGCGGCTGGCTTTTACGGTGCGGAGATTTCGCAAGGCGCAAGTGTTGTCTTTCAAAATGTCGAGCAGATCATCGCGTCGTTCACACCGTTGTGGGAGCGCCTGAGCGCGTTGGCGAACGCTGTGTTAATTCTGAGCCGAGCGATCAGCGCCCATTTTCTGATTTACGGGGCGGTGTTGTTGGGACTGATGTATCTGACCTGCGCCGGCTTCGGGACACTCTTTTACCGGCTAACTTTCGCCAAACGTTAAGCAAAATATGAAACTAGAATCCGCCATTCTAAATGTGTCACTCGTTCTGACGCTGACATTACAGGCAGCGTGGGGTTTGGATGCGCCACAACCCCCAGCCGACGTGGTTCAACCTGAGCTTGGCCTGATTTCCCGCGCCGACAAGGAAGTGGGTACCAACGCGTCAGCGGAAACGGAGGAGGAGTCGAACCAAAAGGAATTCAGGGATATTGTGAAGGTGGGAGGCGATGTGGTGCTCAAAGCGGATCAGACCAGCAAGGATGTCGTGGTGGTGCGCGGCTCCGCCACCATCGACGGAACAATTGAGGGAGATTTGGTCGTGGTCCTCGGCGCGGCAACGGTCAACGGCACAATCAAGGGAGACATGGTCGTGGTGCTTGGTTCTGCAAAATTGGGGCCGAAGGCGGAGGTCAAGCGCGGTGCAACAATCGTGGGCGGAAAACTGGATGCTGATCCCGAAGCGAAGATTGGCGGGCAACGGGTGGAGATCACTGCTGCGAAGGTGCCGGGACTCGGGCCGTTGACGGATTGGTTCAAGCACGGCTTTTTTTTGGCGCGACCTTTGCCGCCGCAAGTCGGTTGGGTTTGGATTGTCGCGATCGTGATGTTTCTGATCAACTTGCTGCTTTGCGTGATGTTTCCTCGTCCCATTCAAGCGTGCATTGACCGTGTGGAGAAAAATCCCATCGGTTCATTCTTCAGCGGGATTCTGGCGCTGATTCTGTTCAGCCCGTTGGCAATTTTGCTGGTGGCGACCGGAGTGGGCATTGTGATCATCCCGTTTTTGGTTTGCGCGTTGGTGGTGGCGTATTTATTTGGAAAGGTCGCAGTGTATCGGTACGCCGGTCTGCAAATCGTGCGGCCGATGAGTTCCGCTGTGGCCCAATCGGCGCTGTTGACACTGGTCGCGGGCACAGTGATTTTCTATCTGCTTTATATGGTGCCGGTAATCGGATTTGTCGTGTGGGGCGTGGCGGGTGTTTGGGGACTCGGGGCAGTGTTGCTGGCGGCGATTGGAAGTTTTAGGAGGGAAAGGACAAGTCCTGCTTCCGGCGCGTCCAACAGCGGAACAGCGCCGGCTTTCGCGATGCCGCTGGCCGGAAGTAATCCGCCGCCGATTTCTGCGGAGCCCACCGTACCACTTGCAGGAAGCAACCCTCCCATCATCACGACCGAGAGTACGCTGCCGCGCGTCGGTTTCTGGTTGCGCTTTCTGGCGAGCGTCCTGGA from Verrucomicrobiota bacterium encodes the following:
- a CDS encoding RDD family protein, with translation MKLESAILNVSLVLTLTLQAAWGLDAPQPPADVVQPELGLISRADKEVGTNASAETEEESNQKEFRDIVKVGGDVVLKADQTSKDVVVVRGSATIDGTIEGDLVVVLGAATVNGTIKGDMVVVLGSAKLGPKAEVKRGATIVGGKLDADPEAKIGGQRVEITAAKVPGLGPLTDWFKHGFFLARPLPPQVGWVWIVAIVMFLINLLLCVMFPRPIQACIDRVEKNPIGSFFSGILALILFSPLAILLVATGVGIVIIPFLVCALVVAYLFGKVAVYRYAGLQIVRPMSSAVAQSALLTLVAGTVIFYLLYMVPVIGFVVWGVAGVWGLGAVLLAAIGSFRRERTSPASGASNSGTAPAFAMPLAGSNPPPISAEPTVPLAGSNPPIITTESTLPRVGFWLRFLASVLDLLLIGTISAWMHLPRWFLILFGIYHLAMWTWKGTTIGGIVLGIKVVRVDGRPLGFAVALIRCLASVFSAMALFVGFFWAGWSREKQSWHDKIAGTIVVKVPKAMSLV
- a CDS encoding DEAD/DEAH box helicase, which encodes MLPQGHSRRQKSFRILYFSLGQQNPRFTFGFFDYLGDVQTFAEQLTEQTAFNQVTVPDLWQQEAVTALRAVKDVVVQAPTGAGKTLIFELWSNQGKNHGQAIYTVPTRALANDKLAEWRARGWDVGIATGDLAENLNAPVLVATLETQKNRLIQGDGPALLVVDEYQMISDADRGLNYELALALSPPQTQLLLLSGSVGNPQDVVKWLRRLGRDAVLIRNDHRPVPLEEVNANDLNYRVPTEIRGYWPRFVAKSLADDLGPILIFAPRRQSAESMAAELARILPTPNPLQLSAEQKLLVGDHLAKMLKSRIAYHHSGLSYAARAGVIEPLAKAGQLRVVVATMGLAAGINFSLRSVALAGDSYRRDNLEQPLKADEILQMFGRAGRRGIDEIGFVLVTANQIRLLDARPCHLSRSGAVDWSALLGLMAIAAQQGREPFAEAVRVQERLFTTKPIFLGVEQSLKHPDTPCGLKTDAERARHVRQRVREMLNSRGEWEVYPTPVEKPLREIFVSADVLRLASSLKHQSDEGAILDATRNTQHAPHETRLIPALQIPAALDKIGTGTLFVLSENEGGKIYGRAITVADRLGHDRVILAKWIRRLTNWSGRQAPRAVWNEKIVPLVEKKLAQQKTPVVRFTNHPHKIVAQVSLAELTMRVPVDSHGVALWKPIEREVLPADCARCSLVPICRELPTSTGVALLWRRLSLVEADGAPTQRGQVASFFAQGDGLAVAAALEDEKYPLAELIYDLANLDAGFRFCGDENRWGGRLAMVCQERFGLQSIPGYLENGVPPKYGSGAEMVVASVHKNPASKSGWVTELLGAGDIDRIIIEWRSLLRQISHAPELDWPRWRELQKLAKDILNETESPTLTDLPPLEYHQTRRIEHRLILRRH
- a CDS encoding sigma-70 family RNA polymerase sigma factor: MTEPEDFEVFMKNYQNMVYTTAVRMLGNEADAEDISQEVFLKACERYEELSRSHRAGGWLKTVTKNLCLNHLSRYRSRWRFFSEMFHEETGEDYSATLAAPEVHEKNMAETEQRETLETALKKLPADQRVPLVLYHFEDMSYEEIARQIGISLSKVKIDIHRGREALRQKLKLKPIGDFMTGSAQMMADRSAAEVNRPAQSN